The segment CTCGTCGCCGATTCGGAGGCTGTCGCCGTCGGAAATCCGGCGCGTCCGGCGGGGGTGGTCGTCGTAACAGAGGAGTTCCGGGTCGTAGGCGTCCAGCACGGTGTCGAGTTCCGCGACGTGGTCGCCGTGCTGGTGGGTCAGGACCACGGCGTCTACCTCCTCGGCGTGGTCGGCGATTGCGTCCACGACGCCGGGCATGCTCCCGGCGTCTACCAGCACCGTCCTGTCGCCCTCGGCGAGATAGGCGTTACAGGTGAACGTCTCCGCGTCGGCGGTGACGTTGTGTACTTGCATGCCGGGCTGTTCGACCGCACCCCTCAAAACCTTGACGGGCGGCAGGAGACTTTAGTGGTCCAAGCACCTACATTCATTTACACATGGGATTTGGGAGCTACGACGAGTCCGAACAGGAGAATCAGGACTACGATACCGACCTCGACGACGATAACGGCGTGAACACCGAGGAGAACTCCCACGAAGGCAGTGTCGACTTCGAAATCGGAGCCTCGAACGACGAACTCCTCGACCGGCTAGAGGACATCAAGGACGACGACCAGAGCGAGACGTAACCCCCGAGGAGAGGCCCGTGAGACTCGACGGCTCGCGACCCGAGGGCGTGCGACACGACGGGGCGGGATTCCACCCGTGAAGTCCGGCGTCCGCGCGCTGGGTATCGCCGAGTCCTACCGACAGCGTCGGAGTACGCTCGCGGGCGTCGTCACCCGAGCGAGTCGCGTCGCCGACGGATTCGCCTACCGGACCTGTACGGTCGGCGGCAGCGACGCGACGGACGCCATCATCGACGTATTTTCCGCACTGGACCGCGAGGACGTGAGATACGTCTTCGTCGCGGGCATCGCGCTGGCGTGGTACAACGTCGTGGACCTGCGCCGAGTCGGCGACGCCATCGACCGCCCCGTCATCTCGGTCACGTTCGAGGAGAGTCCCGGTCTCGTCGCGGCCCTCGAAGCCGAGTTCGACGGCGACGCGCTCGAAGAACGCAAGGAAGTCTTCGAGCGTCAGCCACCCAGAGAGCGACTGAGCGTCAACGACCAGACGGTCTTCGTGCGCTCGGTCGGTGTCGGGGCGAACGAGGCCCGCGACGCGGTGCGGGCGTTCACGCCGGAGGGCGGTCGGCCCGAACCGCTCCGCGTCGCCCGACTGGCCGCGCGCGCTGGCGACGACCTGCGCCGGAAGACCGAGCAAGAGTGACGACCGTACGAGAGCGGACCGAGCCTCGACGCGCTCGTTGACACGTTCAACACAGCGAGCGCTCGGTGAAACGGACTCTCGTTTGGGTGGACTGAAAGGGGTCGCCCGGTCGCGGGTCGGAGACCCGTGGTCGCCTGACCGTCCCCCATCCGGAGCGAGCGGTTGCGCGGCGCTTCGCGCCGCGAGCAAGCGAGCGGAGGATATGTCGGTCAGCGACCGCGACCGGACGAGGGCTTTCTGAACGTTCCTCGGGATGGCTTTCTCTGCGACTAGTCGTCCAAACCCCGAAACGGCGACTTCAGCAGTATCTCGAAAACAGGCTCCGATTCCGATGCCACCGACTCTTAGTACCCGACCCCCGAACGCATCGCTATGGGAGAAATGGACGGCCTCGACGTGACCGACTGCACGCGCTGTCCCGAACTCGTGGACTGCCGGAGTCGAATCGTCAACGGCACCGGACCCGCGGACGCGGACCTGCTGTTCGTCGGCGAGGGACCCGGCGAGCAGGAAGACCAGCAGGGCGAACCGTTCGTCGGGCGGAGCGGCACGATTCTTGACGACAAACTGCGCGACCGGGGACTCGCCCGCGAGGACGTGCGCATCACCAACTGCGTCCGGTGCCGACCGCCGGAGAACCGCGACCCGACCGCCGACGAGTTGGACAACTGCTGGCCCTACCTCGAAAGCGAAATCGAGCAGATAGACCCCGAGGTGATAATCACGCTCGGGAAGGTGCCGAGCGAACACCTGCTCGGTGACGACGTGGCGGTCACGAAGGAGGCCGGGTCGGTCCGGACCGCCGAACTCGGCGGTGCAGTCCGAGACGTGTTGATTTGCGTCCATCCCGCGGCGACGCTGTACGACCGGAGCCAAGACGAGACTTTGGACGCCGCACTCGACAAGGCGGCCGCGATGGCTGGCGAGGAGTCGGGCGGCCAGTCGCAACTCGGCGACTTCTGACCCGCGAGGAACGGCCGACGGCCGACCGCGGACGGCAGACTGAGGAGCGAAACCCGGACTGCGGACCGAAGGCCCAAACCGTGGACGAAGGCCCCGGACCGCGGACGCCGGTTTCGGCCGGAGTAACGAGTGAATAACAATGGGGTCGCCGTCGGAAGAAAGCGGTCCATGCCCCTACCCCATCCCTCGCTCTCGCTCGAAATCGAGACGCTCGCGTTCGCCGCCGCGGCCGTCCTCGTCCCGCTCGTCGTCGCGGCGCTGGTGTACGCCGACGCGCGACGCCGACGAGCGGACGCGCGACGGGCCGACGCGCGTTCGCGGGGCGCGTCGCTGGCACCCCTCGCGTGGGGCGCGGCGACGTTCTTCTCGGGCGTCGGTTGCGCCGTCGTCGCGGCGTGTTATCTCGTCGTGCGGAGCCGGTGAGGAGCCAGCACACGGTCGCGTAGCGACACCTCGCCCCGCCGCTACCTATCCAGCGCGGCCCACCGGAACGCGTCGTCGAACGCCAGCGCCGACTCGTAGCGGTCCGCGGGGTCGGCCGCGAGCGCCCGGTCGAGGACCGCACCGAGTCGCCCCGAGAGCGAGTCCGTCGCCGTCGAGCCGAGCGGCGGCTCTCCGGCGGTTCGAGTCGGGGGGCCGCCACCGAGGAGGTCGCTCGCCAGCGCGCCGACGCGGTACACGTCGGCGGCCACGTCACTCGAATTCTCTGGCGGCGCGTAGGGGTCCGGCTCTCGGACCGGATTAGAGGGGTCCGTGTCGTCGCGGACCGGGGCGAGCGCGTCGGCGAGGAACCACCCGCCGACCGCGACCTCCGGGGCGGAAGCGGGGTCGTCGGAGTCGGGGGCGACTCGCCCGCGGAGGACGTGCCGGGGCGCGAGGCGGCCGTGGACGACCTCCCGTCGGTGGGCGGCGTGGAGCGCGCGCGCCGCCCCAGAGACGACCTCGACGCGCTCGCGCCGGGCGAGGGGCCACGAGTCGGCCAGCGACCCGCCAGCGAGATACGGCGTCTCGAACCACGGCATCGCGTCGCCCTCGCGGGCGTCCCCCGCGCCGTACTCCCGAATCGGGAGGACGCCCTCGGCGTCCACGTCGCTCCAGCGTTCGACCGCTCGCGCGAACTCCTCGCGGTGGCGCGCGTCGGTCAGGCGCGTCTCGGCGACCAGCGTCGGGCCGTCGGGCGTCCGGACGCGCTTGAGGTGCGTCTCGGTGACGGGACCGCCGCCGAGTCGGGCGAGACGACCCAACTCCGCGTCGGCGTCGGGGTGCGGAGCGGTCGCCGTGGAGTCGCGGGTCGCTCGCCGGTAGCCCGCGGCCAGCAACCCCGCGCCGACGAGTCCGAGGAGGCCGACTCCGGGCGCGGAGGTGGCGAACTCCGCGGCGGTGGCGAGCGGGGCCGAGAGCGGTCTGGCGGGCGGGTCGATGGCGTAGAAGCGACCGCTCCGGGTGCCGACGACCACGAGGTCGCCAGCCGACCGAATCCAGAGCGTGCGCTCGGCGTCGGCGTCGAGCGACCACTCCTCGCGGCCGGTGTCGGCCGCGAGCGCCCGGACGGTCCGGTCGTCCGCGACGTAGACGTGGCCGTGGGCGACCCGGCCCCAGTAGCCGAAGTAGCGCGACCGCACCTCGTACTGCCAGCGTTCGCGGCCAGTGTCGGCGTCCAGCGCGACGACGGCGTCCTGCGTGGACGTGTACACCCGACCGCCCGAGACGACGGGCATGAACCCGCCGATGTCGGGGTTTTCGACGGTCTCAGCGTCGCTCTCGTCGGGGTCGTAGACCCAGCGTCGCTTTCCGGTCCGAAAGTCCACCGCGACGAGTCGGTCGGTCCAGACGTAGGCAGAATCGTCGTCTACCGCGCCGCCGATGGTGTGGGGACGGACCGGGCCGACGCGGGTCCGGAACCGACGCGCGCCGTCCGCGAGCGCGACCCCGTAGACCGCCGACTCCGACCACCCGACGAGGAGGTCCCCACGAATCGCGGCGGGCCACGCCGCGCCCTCTTCCACCGGTTCGTGCCAGCGTCGTCGCCCGTCCGAGCGCCGGAGGGCGGCGAAGCCGTCTCTGCCGCCGAAGATCACGCTGTCGTCGGTGAGGAGCAGACCGCGGACCAACTCGGCCGACGCGGCGGTTCGCCAGCGCAACCTCCCGTCGGCCGCGTCGAGCGCCAACAGGTCGCCGTCGGCGACCGCGAAGACGCTCCCGTCGTCTACCTTGAGTTGGCGCGTCCGGGTCGCCTCCTCGCGGTGGGTCCACGTGACGCTCCCGTCGGCCGCGTCGAGCGCGGCGACGCCACCGTCGTCGCCGACGTAGACGCGCTCGTTCGGCCCGGACGCGACCGCGGGGAGACTCTCGGCCTCGTGTGACCAGCGAACGTCGCCGGTCCGGCGGTCGAACGCGCGGACCTCGCTCAGCGGGTCGCCCTCCTCGCGCTCGGCGTAGACGAACGCGAACGCCGCGCCGTGACCAGCGCCGAGGGGGTAGCAGACCGTCTCGTCACCATCGGCCTCGTACTGCCAGCGGAGTTCATGGCTGGTCTGGACGCCCGGAATCCCGGCCGCCGACCCACCGGCGGCCGGGGCGACTCCGGCGGTGGACTGGGCGAATCCAGTGTGGGCCTCGGCGACGCTCGCGCCGACGCCGCCCGCGCCGACGAGGAGCGCGCGGCGACTCGTCTCTCTGGGGGCCATATCGGGTGGGGACGCGCGGCGCTCTTGAGCGTTGGGGTCGGGGCGATTCCGGGAGTCCGCCTCGTCGCCGTCCCGTGCGGTAGCGTTAAGTGCGCGCTGTCGGAGAGTCCGCGTATGCCTACGTGTCCCTCCTGCGGGCGCGACGCCGACGACCCGAGCTACAGCCAGAAGCGAATCGAGCCGAAGGCCGACCGCGACGGCGTGACCGTCACCGCGACGACGAGCCAACGCTACTGGATGGTGCTGTGTCCCCACTGCGACGCGGTGCTGGGGACCGTCGAGGACCGGCGGTAGGGAACGTCGGGGACCGTCGATGACCGGCGGTAGAAAAGCGTCGCGCGCGCCGGGACCCAAAGCGTTATTTCGTATCCGTCGCTTCCGTGGAGTATGGACGACGACACGAGACAGAAGATAATCTCGGTGTTCTTCGTGCTGCTGATGCTCAGTTCGGGCATCGCATACACGATTTCGCTTATCTGAGCCGAGCAGTGCAACTCGACCGGACGACGCTCAGTACGAGAGTAGCTGGTCGAGGACCATCGCTCGAATCGCGTACCGGGCGTCCTCGGTGCGGAAGTAGACCGTCGTGAGGTCCGCCTCCGAGCGGCGTTGCTGTCGGTCTCGGTGGTCTCCAATCCTCCCGAGGAGCGACTCGAAGCCCTCGGACTCGGGCGAACACTCGGCGTACGACCCCGAGTCGATGGCTTCGCGGGCGACCTCTCGCTCGGCGGACGGCAGGTCCGCGACCCGAATCGGCGCGAGCGCGTCGCGGGCCTCCTCGGGCGGGGTCTCGCGCTCGACCTCGATTCTGCTCTCGTGCATCGCGTCGCACCCGACCAACGGGAGCGACGAACAGCCCGCGAGGCCGCCGCCGACGAGCGCCGCCCCGCCAGCCAGCAGTTCGCGTCGCGTCGCGTTCACGTCGCGCAATCGACCGGACGCCGGAATGAGTTTTGTGGTCCGGCGACTGCGACGCCCCTCGGGTCGGTGGCGCGGTACGGTGGCGCAGTGCGGTGAGTCAACACGGCGGGAAGCCCCGAATCTGGACGAACAACTGCTTGCTCTCGGGCGCGAGGTCGTCCCACGACACCCGACGCTCGTCCACGATGGTCTCGGGGTCGAGCGCGGGGTCAGTGAGGACGGTGTAGGCCGTAACTCGCGGCGGGTCGAGTTCCGGTTCACCGCCCTCTTGGCCGCCTTCGGTACCGTCCCCGCCGCCGGTCTCGGTCGCCGTCGTCGTCTCTCCACCCATTCCCGTCGTCTCCGCTCCACCGGCACAGAGGTCCGGCAGTGGGTCGGCGGCCGGACCGCTCGGCGACCCGACGACGACGCGCATCGCGTGGCCGAATATCTCGTGGGGCGCGCAGTGGAGGTCGTAGACGCCCGACTGCTCGAACGTGTAGAGCCAGTAGCCGCCCTGCGGGAGCGCCGGGGCCGAGAACGGCGGCACCTCGTCGGGCACGCGCTGGAGGTAGCCGAACGCCGGGTGGTACGCCGTCACGGTGTGATGCGGAGACGCGTAGCTGAACCGCACCGTGTCGCCCGGTTCGACGTAGAGGCCGGTCGGTTCGAAGACGAACTCCGGAATCGGCGCGTCGCGGGGCCGAATCTGAACCTCAACCTCGTGGTCGGCGCTGGTCGGCGGGTCGGTCTCGTCGGACAGCGCCGGGAAGCCCCACACCGGGTCTATTTCGTCGTCCTGTCGCGCTCGCTCGCGGGCTTCCGCGGGACTGCGCGCGTCCGTCGCCTCCTCGGCGGACGCGACGGACGCCGCGCGCTCGCTGGCCGCGCTCGTTCCTGCGAACGCCGTCAGCGCGCCAGCACCGCCGAGCGCGCGCAGGACGCTCCGGCGGTTCGCGCTCGGGTCCGAAGTCGTTCGGTCGGTCGATTCGTCGGTCGTCGGTGTCTCGCGTCCGGAATCCCCCATGATTCGACTGGGGTTCACCACGAGTTTGGATAAAGTTACCCTACGATAGTCAACAGTTTCGGAGCGTCGGCCGTTCGGTCGAGTCTCCGTCGGGAGTCCGAGTCGCCGACCGGGGCTACACGCTGTCGTCCCACACGTCCGCCATCGGACTCTTGCGGCCGGTCGAGGAGTCCGACTTCCTCCCCGACGAGTCCCCGCTCGCGGACCGGCCGGGAGACGACGAGTCGCCCGACGAGCGCCCGCCCGACGCCGACCCGCCGCCGGACCCCGAGCGACCGCGGGAGCGCGAGCGGTCCCGAGTTCTGCTGGCCGCGCCCGCCCCGGCCGCCGACTGGCTGGCGCTCCGGGGGTCGAACTCCGGCAGGTCCGGCGTCGTCATGCGCTCGACCTGTTCGCGGAACCAGTCGGGCGTGTCGGTCTCCGCGCGGTCGAAGACTTGCAGGAGGCTCTGGTCGGCGAGGTAGGTCGCGCCGTAGTCGTCGGGTGCCCGGACCACCCGGCCGCAGGCCTGAATCACGGTCCGGAGCGCGGCCCGGTAGTACCACGCCCACTGGCCCTCTTGGAGGCG is part of the Halorussus salinus genome and harbors:
- a CDS encoding DUF5786 family protein, producing the protein MGFGSYDESEQENQDYDTDLDDDNGVNTEENSHEGSVDFEIGASNDELLDRLEDIKDDDQSET
- a CDS encoding endonuclease dU is translated as MKSGVRALGIAESYRQRRSTLAGVVTRASRVADGFAYRTCTVGGSDATDAIIDVFSALDREDVRYVFVAGIALAWYNVVDLRRVGDAIDRPVISVTFEESPGLVAALEAEFDGDALEERKEVFERQPPRERLSVNDQTVFVRSVGVGANEARDAVRAFTPEGGRPEPLRVARLAARAGDDLRRKTEQE
- a CDS encoding uracil-DNA glycosylase translates to MGEMDGLDVTDCTRCPELVDCRSRIVNGTGPADADLLFVGEGPGEQEDQQGEPFVGRSGTILDDKLRDRGLAREDVRITNCVRCRPPENRDPTADELDNCWPYLESEIEQIDPEVIITLGKVPSEHLLGDDVAVTKEAGSVRTAELGGAVRDVLICVHPAATLYDRSQDETLDAALDKAAAMAGEESGGQSQLGDF
- a CDS encoding outer membrane protein assembly factor BamB family protein, translated to MAPRETSRRALLVGAGGVGASVAEAHTGFAQSTAGVAPAAGGSAAGIPGVQTSHELRWQYEADGDETVCYPLGAGHGAAFAFVYAEREEGDPLSEVRAFDRRTGDVRWSHEAESLPAVASGPNERVYVGDDGGVAALDAADGSVTWTHREEATRTRQLKVDDGSVFAVADGDLLALDAADGRLRWRTAASAELVRGLLLTDDSVIFGGRDGFAALRRSDGRRRWHEPVEEGAAWPAAIRGDLLVGWSESAVYGVALADGARRFRTRVGPVRPHTIGGAVDDDSAYVWTDRLVAVDFRTGKRRWVYDPDESDAETVENPDIGGFMPVVSGGRVYTSTQDAVVALDADTGRERWQYEVRSRYFGYWGRVAHGHVYVADDRTVRALAADTGREEWSLDADAERTLWIRSAGDLVVVGTRSGRFYAIDPPARPLSAPLATAAEFATSAPGVGLLGLVGAGLLAAGYRRATRDSTATAPHPDADAELGRLARLGGGPVTETHLKRVRTPDGPTLVAETRLTDARHREEFARAVERWSDVDAEGVLPIREYGAGDAREGDAMPWFETPYLAGGSLADSWPLARRERVEVVSGAARALHAAHRREVVHGRLAPRHVLRGRVAPDSDDPASAPEVAVGGWFLADALAPVRDDTDPSNPVREPDPYAPPENSSDVAADVYRVGALASDLLGGGPPTRTAGEPPLGSTATDSLSGRLGAVLDRALAADPADRYESALAFDDAFRWAALDR
- a CDS encoding cupredoxin domain-containing protein: MGDSGRETPTTDESTDRTTSDPSANRRSVLRALGGAGALTAFAGTSAASERAASVASAEEATDARSPAEARERARQDDEIDPVWGFPALSDETDPPTSADHEVEVQIRPRDAPIPEFVFEPTGLYVEPGDTVRFSYASPHHTVTAYHPAFGYLQRVPDEVPPFSAPALPQGGYWLYTFEQSGVYDLHCAPHEIFGHAMRVVVGSPSGPAADPLPDLCAGGAETTGMGGETTTATETGGGDGTEGGQEGGEPELDPPRVTAYTVLTDPALDPETIVDERRVSWDDLAPESKQLFVQIRGFPPC